From Candidatus Hadarchaeales archaeon, one genomic window encodes:
- the rpe gene encoding ribulose-phosphate 3-epimerase, protein MKVKIAPSLLSADFSRLEEEIREVEKGGADLLHWDVMDGHFVPNLTIGPSVIRCLRDKTSLPFNVHLMIETPEKYLKRFVEAGGDIITVHVETCSDLPRLLSSLRRMGVKVGVALNPETPLSSVEGVVEELDLLLVMTVHPGFGNQRFLKGTLPKLRRAGKMVREKGLALDLGVDGGISVETVPWVVGAGANLLVAGTAIYGQRDRVLAIRRLREAACSILGSA, encoded by the coding sequence ATGAAGGTCAAGATCGCCCCCTCCCTCCTCTCAGCCGATTTCAGCAGGTTGGAGGAGGAGATAAGGGAGGTGGAGAAGGGTGGGGCGGACCTCCTCCACTGGGACGTGATGGATGGACATTTCGTCCCAAACCTGACGATAGGTCCCTCGGTGATCCGTTGTCTGAGGGACAAGACCTCCCTCCCCTTCAACGTCCATCTGATGATAGAAACCCCGGAGAAGTACCTGAAGAGGTTCGTGGAAGCGGGGGGGGATATCATAACGGTGCACGTTGAGACCTGTTCCGACCTCCCCCGCCTGCTTTCCTCCCTGAGGAGGATGGGGGTGAAGGTGGGGGTGGCCCTGAACCCGGAGACTCCCCTCTCCTCGGTCGAGGGCGTGGTGGAGGAGCTGGACCTCCTCCTGGTGATGACCGTCCATCCTGGTTTCGGGAACCAGAGGTTCCTGAAGGGCACCCTCCCAAAGCTGAGGAGGGCGGGGAAGATGGTGAGGGAGAAGGGCCTGGCCCTGGACCTGGGTGTGGATGGTGGGATTTCGGTGGAGACGGTTCCTTGGGTGGTGGGGGCGGGGGCCAACCTCCTGGTGGCTGGAACGGCCATCTACGGGCAGAGGGACAGGGTCCTCGCCATCCGGAGGCTCAGGGAAGCCGCTTGTAGCATTCTAGGAAGCGCCTGA
- a CDS encoding DUF6485 family protein, translating into MAGKKERICSVAENLKNCTCTYEPCSRKGICCECLRYHWKRKELPGCFFPPEVERTYDRSLRRFLECYKRLP; encoded by the coding sequence ATGGCAGGAAAAAAGGAAAGGATCTGCTCAGTGGCCGAGAACCTGAAGAACTGCACCTGTACCTATGAACCTTGTTCGAGGAAGGGAATCTGCTGCGAATGTTTGAGATATCACTGGAAGAGGAAGGAACTTCCGGGATGTTTCTTTCCCCCCGAAGTGGAGAGGACCTATGACCGCTCCCTCAGGCGCTTCCTAGAATGCTACAAGCGGCTTCCCTGA